The following proteins come from a genomic window of Streptomyces sp. Sge12:
- a CDS encoding collagenase, with product MLKHRAVRSSLLASAVAVTLLATAGQAATQAAASAAPATFTGAQAAPAAPAPGPTGNPFDEVDRLANPKDNTPAPAPAPGGQNITGQVPGAATAAAPADDLQKRGKAPKAAPTAKSVAAGVPCTLDGITGLTPEQFADFLGDQAVLADGCLRGLIWTWDARLTPVMSDAHVQAVSRRISSLAAAHDGRNSSHLEEMFTYLHAVAYHDHSRSEIDVTDAPTVDAMRRAIADFAGAARTFDVTPSNARTLREALYAGSAPGLRQHQLGLIKKVLATMDPAHPATHLDAGWAGAALAALSVSYLGVYPGNQDAAFHSAVAADPAYRDTFKAFSTYTHLKGTGNAWVVRDALSEYARFGQVEGLRDRVVADLGAMLGPVRAAFGDGSEPWAKIVSWLNVYEACKQYGVCKEDIEKQLFPYTYTYDNGAIKVRTALDRATVDQLYYASKQVKAQYHRVLGTDQPLAGDPNTTLNIVLYASRADYVNYHPILTGYDTNNGGIYIENGATFYTYQRRVPQDSSLTLEELFRHEYTHYLNGRFAVPGFFGEGEWYEGDRTTAMDEGTAEFFDGATRDNGIAVRKSLVKSIISDTAGGGPRMSVEQLLNATYDGDGFRFYSYAGTFFEFLWTEKPTLLREMYTHLRADDVVAYDAWRHRMGSDAYLQRDYDRFLDAQIAKVDQLFVPNTSFTPNDRLRDSALASVKSSFAAATYNTPDCVENGDPGKRRFTCTGRITANLKNWRNNDQVFKDMSETVDYFILDRAGAASNNLADMNCSFGAVEIWSNKVAGTSSYSCEGPLRS from the coding sequence GTGCTCAAGCACAGAGCTGTGCGCTCTTCCCTTCTTGCCTCCGCCGTGGCCGTGACCCTTCTCGCCACCGCGGGACAGGCCGCCACGCAGGCCGCCGCATCCGCGGCCCCGGCCACCTTCACCGGCGCACAGGCCGCCCCGGCCGCCCCCGCCCCCGGCCCCACGGGGAACCCCTTCGACGAGGTCGACCGCCTGGCCAACCCGAAGGACAACACCCCGGCGCCCGCCCCGGCCCCGGGCGGGCAGAACATCACCGGCCAGGTCCCCGGCGCGGCGACGGCCGCCGCACCCGCCGACGACCTGCAAAAGCGCGGCAAGGCGCCCAAGGCGGCCCCCACCGCGAAGAGCGTCGCCGCGGGCGTCCCCTGCACCCTCGACGGGATCACCGGCCTCACCCCCGAGCAGTTCGCCGACTTCCTCGGCGACCAGGCCGTCCTCGCCGACGGCTGTCTGCGCGGGCTCATCTGGACCTGGGACGCCCGCCTGACCCCGGTCATGTCCGACGCGCACGTCCAGGCCGTCTCCCGCCGGATATCCAGCCTGGCCGCCGCCCACGACGGCCGTAACTCCTCCCACCTGGAGGAGATGTTCACGTACCTGCACGCGGTCGCCTACCACGACCACTCGCGCTCCGAGATCGACGTCACCGACGCCCCCACCGTCGATGCCATGCGCCGGGCCATCGCCGACTTCGCGGGCGCCGCCCGCACCTTCGACGTGACCCCCAGCAACGCCCGCACCCTGCGCGAGGCCCTCTACGCCGGCAGCGCGCCCGGCCTGCGCCAGCACCAGCTGGGCCTCATCAAGAAGGTCCTGGCCACCATGGACCCGGCCCACCCGGCCACCCATCTCGACGCCGGCTGGGCGGGCGCCGCCCTCGCCGCCCTGTCCGTCTCCTACCTGGGCGTCTACCCGGGCAACCAGGACGCGGCCTTCCACTCCGCGGTGGCCGCCGACCCCGCCTACCGCGACACCTTCAAGGCCTTCTCCACCTACACGCACCTCAAGGGCACCGGCAACGCCTGGGTGGTGCGCGACGCGCTGAGCGAGTACGCCCGCTTCGGCCAGGTCGAGGGCCTGCGGGACCGGGTCGTCGCCGACCTCGGCGCGATGCTCGGCCCCGTCCGGGCCGCCTTCGGCGACGGCAGCGAGCCCTGGGCCAAGATCGTCTCCTGGCTCAACGTCTACGAGGCCTGCAAGCAGTACGGGGTGTGCAAGGAGGACATCGAGAAGCAGCTCTTCCCCTACACCTACACCTACGACAACGGCGCCATCAAGGTCCGCACCGCCCTGGACCGCGCCACCGTCGACCAGCTGTACTACGCGAGCAAGCAGGTGAAGGCCCAGTACCACCGCGTGCTCGGCACCGACCAGCCGCTCGCGGGCGACCCCAACACGACGCTGAACATCGTGCTCTACGCCTCCCGCGCCGACTACGTGAACTACCACCCGATCCTGACCGGCTACGACACCAACAACGGCGGCATCTACATCGAGAACGGCGCCACCTTCTACACCTACCAGCGCCGCGTCCCGCAGGACTCCTCCCTCACCCTCGAGGAGCTCTTCCGCCACGAGTACACGCACTACCTCAACGGCCGTTTCGCGGTGCCCGGCTTCTTCGGCGAGGGCGAGTGGTACGAGGGCGACCGGACGACCGCCATGGACGAGGGCACGGCCGAGTTCTTCGACGGCGCCACCCGCGACAACGGCATCGCCGTCCGCAAGTCCCTGGTCAAGAGCATCATCAGCGACACGGCCGGCGGCGGCCCGCGCATGAGCGTCGAGCAGCTGCTGAACGCCACCTACGACGGCGACGGCTTCCGCTTCTACAGCTACGCGGGCACCTTCTTCGAGTTCCTGTGGACCGAGAAGCCCACCCTGCTGCGCGAGATGTACACGCACCTGCGGGCCGACGACGTGGTCGCCTACGACGCCTGGCGGCACCGGATGGGCTCCGACGCCTACCTCCAGCGCGACTACGACCGCTTCCTGGACGCGCAGATCGCCAAGGTCGACCAGCTCTTCGTGCCGAACACCTCCTTCACCCCGAACGACCGGCTGCGCGACTCGGCGCTCGCCTCGGTGAAGTCGTCCTTCGCCGCAGCCACGTACAACACCCCGGACTGCGTGGAGAACGGCGACCCCGGCAAGCGCCGCTTCACCTGTACCGGCCGGATCACCGCGAACCTGAAGAACTGGCGCAACAACGACCAGGTCTTCAAGGACATGTCGGAGACGGTCGACTACTTCATCCTCGACCGGGCGGGCGCGGCCTCCAACAACCTCGCCGACATGAACTGCTCCTTCGGGGCGGTGGAGATCTGGTCCAACAAGGTCGCGGGCACCTCCAGTTACAGCTGTGAGGGTCCGCTGCGCAGCTGA
- a CDS encoding aminopeptidase P family protein: MTDAPADASAPTPARLNTGSHDRPVSAELSRYMARHWAASPLPDSARVPGHAVTPARRARLSARFPGERLIVPAGELKVRTNDCDHRFRPHSAYAWLTGLTGEDQAGHVLVMEPSGPHAHEAVLYLRPRSPRADGDGEFYRDRRYGEFWVGRRPDLAEAERLTGIRCAHLDGLGSPAGRNAATDPELASALSELRLVKDAWEVEQLQLAVDHTTAGFEDVVRALPRALAHPRGERWIEGVFGLRARAEGNGTGYETIAASGAHACTLHWIRNDGRLNGSELLLLDAGVETDTLYTADITRTLPLSGRFSPVQRQVYELVLAAQEAGIAALRPGASFGDFHRAGMRVIAEGLAEWGVLKDAEGDLHRRYTLCSSGHMLGLDVHDCAKARAETYLDGVLEEGQVLTVEPGLYLQPDDETLPAELRGIGVRIEDDLVITADGARLMSGALPRTVAGIEEWMGRLLER; encoded by the coding sequence GTGACCGACGCCCCCGCCGACGCCTCCGCCCCCACCCCCGCCCGGCTCAACACGGGCAGTCACGACCGCCCCGTATCCGCCGAGTTGTCCCGGTACATGGCGCGGCATTGGGCCGCGAGCCCGCTGCCCGACTCCGCCCGTGTCCCCGGCCACGCCGTCACCCCGGCCCGCCGGGCGCGGCTCTCCGCCCGCTTCCCCGGCGAGCGGCTGATCGTCCCGGCCGGTGAGCTGAAGGTCCGCACCAACGACTGCGACCACCGGTTCCGCCCGCACAGCGCGTACGCCTGGCTGACCGGCCTCACCGGCGAGGACCAGGCGGGCCACGTCCTCGTCATGGAGCCCTCGGGCCCGCACGCCCACGAGGCCGTGCTGTACCTGCGGCCGCGCTCGCCGCGCGCGGACGGGGACGGGGAGTTCTACCGGGACCGCCGGTACGGGGAGTTCTGGGTGGGCCGCCGCCCGGACCTGGCGGAGGCCGAACGCCTCACCGGCATCCGCTGCGCCCACCTGGACGGACTCGGCTCACCGGCCGGCCGCAACGCGGCCACCGACCCCGAACTCGCCTCCGCGCTCTCGGAACTGCGCCTGGTGAAGGACGCGTGGGAGGTCGAACAGCTCCAGCTGGCCGTCGACCACACGACGGCGGGCTTCGAGGACGTCGTACGGGCCCTGCCGCGCGCACTGGCGCATCCGCGCGGGGAACGGTGGATCGAGGGGGTCTTCGGCCTGCGCGCCCGGGCCGAGGGCAACGGCACCGGGTACGAGACGATCGCCGCGTCCGGCGCCCACGCCTGCACCCTGCACTGGATCCGCAACGACGGCCGGCTGAACGGGTCGGAACTGCTGCTCCTGGACGCGGGGGTGGAGACGGACACCCTCTACACGGCGGACATCACCCGCACCCTGCCGCTGTCGGGCCGCTTCTCCCCCGTCCAGCGCCAGGTGTACGAGCTGGTCCTGGCCGCCCAGGAGGCCGGCATCGCGGCGCTCCGCCCGGGGGCGAGCTTCGGGGACTTCCACCGGGCGGGCATGCGGGTGATCGCCGAGGGCCTGGCCGAGTGGGGCGTACTGAAGGACGCGGAGGGCGACCTGCACCGGCGGTACACGCTGTGCAGCAGCGGCCACATGCTGGGACTGGACGTGCACGACTGCGCGAAGGCGCGTGCGGAGACCTACCTGGACGGCGTCCTGGAGGAGGGCCAGGTCCTGACGGTGGAACCGGGCCTCTACCTCCAGCCCGACGACGAGACGCTCCCCGCGGAGCTGCGCGGCATCGGCGTCCGCATCGAGGACGACCTGGTCATCACTGCGGACGGCGCCCGCCTGATGTCGGGTGCGCTGCCGCGCACGGTCGCCGGCATCGAGGAGTGGATGGGCCGGCTGCTGGAGCGCTGA
- a CDS encoding sensor histidine kinase → MRRSPGPSARLKLTLSYAGFLAVAGALLLAVVWVFLLRYVPDNSQGLLGISPNRYLLVRTFAPAAAVAMAFLLVFGLVGGWILAGRMLAPLARITDAARKAGAGSLSHRIRMKGRRDEFRELSDAFDSMLRQLESHVAEQQRFAANASHELRTPLAISRTLLDVAGKDPTRDRGELIERLQAVNTRAIDLTEALLLLSRGDRGDFRPESVDLSLVAEEVAETLLPLAEQRGITLDVTGGTARTGGSAELLLRMVTNLVQNAVVHNLPAGGTVSVHTEASADTSVLRVENTGRPLPPDLVATLTEPFRRGTERVRTDEHAGVGLGLAIVDSIVRAHDGTLELAARPAGGLLVTVRLPGTP, encoded by the coding sequence ATGCGTAGGAGCCCGGGGCCGAGCGCCCGGCTGAAACTCACCCTCAGCTACGCCGGGTTCCTCGCGGTCGCAGGCGCCCTCCTGCTGGCCGTGGTGTGGGTGTTCCTGCTGCGCTACGTACCCGACAACTCCCAGGGGCTGCTCGGGATCTCACCCAACCGCTACCTCCTGGTACGCACCTTCGCCCCCGCCGCGGCCGTGGCGATGGCCTTCCTGCTCGTGTTCGGCCTCGTGGGGGGATGGATCCTCGCCGGCCGGATGCTGGCACCGCTCGCACGGATCACGGACGCGGCCCGCAAGGCCGGCGCCGGCTCGCTGTCCCACCGGATCCGCATGAAGGGCCGCCGGGACGAGTTCCGTGAACTCTCCGACGCCTTCGACTCGATGCTCCGGCAACTGGAGTCCCACGTCGCCGAGCAGCAGAGGTTCGCCGCGAACGCCTCCCACGAACTGCGCACCCCGCTGGCCATCTCGCGCACGCTCCTCGACGTCGCCGGCAAGGACCCCACGCGGGACCGGGGCGAGCTCATCGAACGGCTGCAGGCCGTCAACACGCGGGCGATCGACCTCACCGAGGCCCTGCTGCTGCTCAGCCGCGGCGACCGCGGAGACTTCCGCCCCGAGAGCGTCGACCTCTCGCTCGTCGCCGAAGAAGTCGCCGAAACGCTGCTCCCCCTCGCCGAGCAGCGCGGGATCACGCTCGACGTCACCGGCGGGACGGCCCGGACCGGCGGCTCCGCGGAGCTCCTGCTGCGGATGGTGACGAACCTCGTCCAGAACGCCGTCGTCCACAACCTCCCCGCCGGCGGCACGGTCTCGGTCCACACCGAGGCGTCCGCGGACACGAGCGTGCTGCGGGTCGAGAACACGGGCCGCCCGCTCCCACCGGACCTGGTGGCGACCCTCACCGAGCCCTTCCGGCGCGGAACGGAACGCGTACGCACCGACGAGCACGCCGGCGTCGGCCTCGGGCTGGCCATCGTGGACAGCATCGTCCGCGCCCACGACGGGACCCTCGAGCTCGCCGCCCGCCCCGCCGGCGGCCTCCTCGTCACGGTCCGGCTGCCCGGCACCCCGTAG
- a CDS encoding response regulator transcription factor — protein MRVLIVEDEPYLAEAVRDGLRLEAIAADIAGDGDAALELLSVNSYDLAVLDRDIPGPSGDEVARRIVASGSGIPILMLTAADRIDDKASGFGLGADDYLTKPFELRELVLRLRALDRRRAYARPPVREIAGLRLDPFRREVFRDGRYVALTRKQFAVLEVLVAAEGGVVSAEELLERAWDENADPLTNAVRITVSALRKRLGEPWIIATVPGVGYRIDTATAPTATDTTAADPTGPAHA, from the coding sequence ATGCGCGTACTGATCGTGGAGGACGAGCCCTACCTGGCCGAGGCCGTCCGTGACGGTCTGCGGCTGGAGGCGATCGCCGCCGACATCGCGGGCGACGGCGACGCGGCCCTGGAACTGCTCAGCGTCAACTCGTACGACCTCGCGGTCCTCGACCGCGACATCCCCGGCCCGTCCGGCGACGAGGTCGCCCGGCGCATCGTGGCCTCCGGCAGCGGTATCCCGATCCTCATGCTCACCGCCGCCGACCGGATCGACGACAAGGCCTCCGGATTCGGGCTCGGCGCCGACGACTACCTCACCAAGCCGTTCGAGCTGCGGGAGCTGGTCCTGCGGCTGAGGGCGCTCGACCGCAGACGCGCCTACGCCCGGCCCCCGGTCCGCGAGATCGCGGGACTGCGGCTCGACCCCTTCCGCCGGGAGGTCTTCCGCGACGGACGCTACGTCGCGCTCACCCGCAAACAGTTCGCCGTGCTGGAGGTACTGGTCGCTGCCGAGGGCGGGGTCGTCAGCGCCGAGGAACTGCTGGAACGGGCCTGGGACGAGAACGCCGACCCCCTCACCAACGCCGTGCGCATCACCGTTTCCGCCCTGCGCAAACGGCTCGGCGAACCATGGATCATCGCCACGGTGCCCGGCGTCGGCTACCGGATCGACACCGCCACGGCCCCGACCGCCACGGACACCACCGCCGCGGACCCCACCGGCCCGGCGCATGCGTAG
- a CDS encoding VanZ family protein → MNHTAFPSPPPRRAGRILLLGLALLAAASALFVLRRPLMMSAPACMAGRWHGCLDTFNGVVLMTLVTLPVAVLVAWVLARRRRAVAGTSAWRMSLAEVGMVHGTVPFVWMTMTPGGGAGIVPARVSLVPLRDLATMGPLGIGGNLLVLAALGFFAPMRFAALASVPRILALGAGSSALIETAQYVLQLDRVSSVDDVLVNAAGAVLAGLASRRWWRTTAQDPSGMSGVSGGSGASGVSASPHASAAGRAA, encoded by the coding sequence ATGAACCACACTGCATTCCCCTCGCCGCCGCCCCGCCGCGCGGGCAGGATCCTGCTCCTCGGCCTGGCGCTCCTGGCGGCGGCGAGCGCCCTGTTCGTGCTGCGGCGGCCGCTCATGATGTCCGCTCCGGCGTGCATGGCCGGGCGCTGGCACGGCTGCCTCGACACCTTCAACGGTGTGGTGCTCATGACGCTGGTCACGCTGCCGGTGGCCGTGCTGGTGGCGTGGGTACTGGCCCGCCGCCGCCGGGCCGTCGCGGGCACGTCGGCGTGGCGGATGTCGCTGGCCGAGGTGGGCATGGTTCACGGGACGGTGCCGTTCGTGTGGATGACCATGACGCCGGGCGGCGGGGCCGGCATCGTGCCCGCCCGGGTGAGCCTGGTGCCGCTGCGGGACCTGGCGACGATGGGGCCGCTCGGCATCGGCGGCAATCTGCTGGTCCTCGCGGCGCTGGGGTTCTTCGCCCCGATGCGGTTCGCGGCCCTGGCGTCCGTACCGCGGATCCTGGCGCTCGGGGCGGGCAGCTCGGCCCTGATCGAAACCGCCCAGTACGTCCTGCAGCTGGACCGGGTGTCGTCGGTGGACGACGTGCTCGTCAACGCCGCGGGCGCCGTCCTGGCCGGGCTGGCGTCGCGCCGCTGGTGGCGCACCACGGCGCAGGACCCGAGCGGTATGTCCGGCGTGTCCGGCGGGTCCGGTGCATCCGGAGTGTCCGCGTCCCCGCATGCGTCGGCCGCCGGCCGTGCTGCTTAG
- a CDS encoding RidA family protein, with translation MSLDRINPAELSPATGFSHAVAATGTRLVFLAGQTALDGAGKVVGQGLPEQFEIALTNLLTALAAAGGTPADLARVTVYAVDVAAYRTHAAELGRIWRRVAGRDYPAMAVIGVVRLWDDQALVELDGTAVLP, from the coding sequence ATGAGCCTGGACCGGATCAACCCGGCGGAGCTGTCGCCCGCGACGGGCTTCTCGCACGCGGTCGCGGCCACCGGCACCCGGCTGGTCTTCCTGGCGGGCCAGACCGCACTGGACGGCGCGGGCAAGGTGGTCGGCCAGGGCCTGCCGGAGCAGTTCGAGATCGCCCTCACCAACCTGCTGACGGCCCTGGCCGCGGCGGGCGGCACCCCGGCGGACCTGGCCCGGGTCACGGTGTACGCGGTGGACGTGGCGGCGTACCGCACCCACGCGGCCGAACTGGGCCGCATCTGGCGGCGGGTCGCGGGCCGCGACTACCCGGCGATGGCCGTCATCGGCGTGGTCCGCCTCTGGGACGACCAGGCCCTGGTCGAACTGGACGGCACCGCGGTCCTCCCCTGA
- a CDS encoding acyl-CoA dehydrogenase family protein — protein sequence MTGFALGVDQEEWCGQLRALAVERLRPLAEKGEPGRVNRPLLAALGELGLLERVFASGALDLCLLRESLAYGCTEAETALALQGLGAHPVLRAGSEAQRERWLPQVRAGRAVAAFALSEPGAGSDAAALALAATPDPGGGAAGGGGWRLNGEKCWISNAPEADFYTVFARTGEGPGAKGISAFLVPADRPGLSGAALDMLSPHPIGSLAFDGVPVGPRDLLGEPGRGFRVAMDTLNLFRPSVGAFAVGMARAALDATLAYTADRTAFGGTLSDLQAVAHRVAEMATRTEAARLLVYAAAGAYDRGAGDVPRRAAMAKLLATETAQYVVDHAVQLHGAVALQRGHLLEHLYREVRAPRIYEGASEVQRTIIAKELYGAVAAR from the coding sequence ATGACCGGATTCGCGCTCGGGGTGGACCAGGAGGAGTGGTGCGGGCAGTTGCGCGCACTGGCGGTGGAGCGGCTGAGGCCGCTGGCCGAGAAGGGGGAACCGGGGCGGGTCAACCGGCCGCTGCTCGCGGCGCTGGGTGAGCTGGGCCTGCTGGAGCGGGTGTTCGCCTCGGGCGCGCTGGACCTGTGCCTGTTGCGGGAGTCCCTCGCCTACGGTTGCACGGAGGCGGAGACGGCGCTCGCCCTGCAGGGGCTGGGCGCCCACCCGGTCCTGCGGGCGGGCAGCGAGGCGCAGCGGGAACGGTGGCTGCCGCAGGTACGGGCCGGGCGGGCGGTGGCGGCCTTCGCGCTGAGCGAGCCGGGGGCCGGCTCGGACGCGGCGGCGCTGGCGCTGGCGGCGACGCCGGACCCGGGGGGCGGGGCTGCGGGCGGGGGCGGTTGGCGGCTCAACGGTGAGAAGTGCTGGATCTCCAACGCCCCCGAGGCGGATTTCTACACGGTGTTCGCCCGAACGGGCGAGGGGCCGGGCGCGAAGGGGATCTCGGCCTTCCTGGTCCCGGCGGACCGCCCGGGACTGTCCGGCGCGGCCCTGGACATGCTCTCCCCGCACCCCATCGGCTCCCTCGCCTTCGACGGGGTGCCGGTCGGCCCGCGGGACCTGCTGGGCGAGCCGGGGCGGGGCTTCCGCGTTGCGATGGACACGCTGAACCTCTTCCGGCCGAGCGTCGGCGCCTTCGCGGTGGGCATGGCCCGGGCCGCGCTGGACGCGACGCTCGCGTACACGGCGGACCGGACCGCCTTCGGCGGAACGCTGAGCGACCTCCAGGCCGTGGCGCACCGGGTGGCCGAGATGGCCACCCGCACGGAGGCGGCCCGGCTGCTGGTCTACGCGGCGGCCGGGGCCTACGACCGCGGGGCGGGGGACGTCCCGCGCCGGGCGGCCATGGCGAAACTGCTGGCCACGGAGACGGCCCAGTACGTGGTGGACCACGCGGTCCAACTCCACGGCGCGGTCGCCCTCCAGCGCGGCCACCTGCTCGAGCACCTCTACCGGGAGGTACGGGCACCACGGATCTACGAGGGGGCCAGCGAGGTGCAGCGCACCATCATCGCGAAGGAGCTGTACGGGGCGGTGGCGGCGCGATGA
- a CDS encoding AMP-binding protein, whose protein sequence is MDLKPSAHTDTFARDHLPPADTWPELVFDLPELAYPDRLNCGAELLDATIERFGPAGADRPAFRSGSGEVWTYGGLRERVDRLAHTLTADLGVVPGNRVLLRGPTGPWLAACWLAVMKAGAVAVTVLPQQRAQELATVCAMARVGHALCHADVLDDLVKAEVPGLRITVYGGSSPDDLLRLAERHPQPFPAAPTSADDVALIAFTSGTTGRPKGCMHFHRDLLAVADTFSRTVLRPRPDDVFAGSPPLGFTFGLGGLVVFPLRAGASALLLEEAVPRRLLPALAEHRVTVLFTAPTAYRTMLDALGPYDVGMYDLSALRRCVSAGENLPAATWQAWYERTGLRIINGIGATELLHIFISAADEDIRPGTTGRVVPGWEARVVDRAGRPVPDNEPGLLAVRGPVGCRYLADPRQREYVQDGWNLTGDTYVRDPEGYFRYVARADDMIISAGYNIAGPEVEEALLRHPDVAEAAVVGLPDERRGQIVVAYAVARDGAVLTDEILRTFMRAELAPHKCPRSFVLLPALPRTATGKLQRFRLRDPGARQDPQETA, encoded by the coding sequence TTGGACCTCAAGCCTTCCGCTCACACCGACACCTTCGCCCGCGACCATCTGCCACCCGCGGACACCTGGCCGGAGCTCGTCTTCGATCTGCCCGAACTGGCCTACCCGGACCGCCTGAACTGCGGGGCCGAGCTGCTGGACGCCACCATCGAGCGGTTCGGTCCCGCGGGCGCCGACCGCCCGGCCTTCCGCAGCGGGTCGGGCGAGGTGTGGACGTACGGCGGGCTGCGCGAGCGCGTGGACCGCCTCGCCCACACCCTCACCGCCGACCTCGGCGTGGTCCCCGGCAACCGGGTGCTGCTGCGCGGGCCCACCGGCCCCTGGCTCGCGGCCTGCTGGCTCGCGGTGATGAAGGCGGGCGCGGTGGCGGTCACCGTACTGCCCCAGCAGCGCGCGCAGGAGCTGGCCACGGTGTGCGCGATGGCCCGGGTGGGGCACGCGCTGTGCCACGCCGACGTACTGGACGACCTGGTCAAGGCGGAGGTGCCGGGGCTGCGGATCACCGTGTACGGGGGCAGCTCCCCGGACGATCTGCTCCGGCTGGCCGAGAGACATCCGCAGCCGTTCCCGGCCGCCCCGACCTCCGCGGACGACGTCGCCCTGATCGCCTTCACCTCCGGGACCACCGGACGGCCCAAGGGCTGCATGCACTTCCACCGGGACCTGCTCGCCGTCGCCGACACCTTCTCCCGCACCGTGCTGCGGCCCCGCCCGGACGACGTCTTCGCGGGCAGCCCGCCGCTCGGGTTCACCTTCGGCCTGGGCGGGCTGGTCGTCTTCCCGCTGCGGGCCGGGGCCTCGGCACTGCTGCTGGAGGAGGCGGTCCCGCGCCGGCTGCTGCCCGCGCTCGCGGAGCACCGGGTGACGGTGCTGTTCACCGCGCCCACCGCCTACCGCACGATGCTGGACGCCCTGGGCCCGTACGACGTGGGCATGTACGACCTGTCGGCGCTGCGGCGCTGCGTCTCGGCCGGCGAGAACCTGCCCGCCGCCACCTGGCAGGCCTGGTACGAGCGCACCGGGCTGCGCATCATCAACGGCATCGGGGCGACCGAGCTGCTGCACATCTTCATCTCCGCCGCCGACGAGGACATCCGGCCCGGTACGACGGGCCGGGTGGTCCCGGGCTGGGAGGCCAGGGTGGTGGACCGGGCCGGCCGGCCGGTCCCGGACAACGAGCCGGGGCTGCTGGCCGTGCGCGGCCCGGTGGGCTGCCGCTACCTGGCCGATCCGCGGCAGCGGGAGTACGTACAGGACGGGTGGAACCTGACCGGTGACACGTACGTACGCGATCCGGAGGGCTACTTCCGCTACGTCGCCCGGGCCGACGACATGATCATCTCCGCGGGCTACAACATCGCGGGCCCCGAGGTGGAGGAGGCCCTGCTGCGCCACCCGGACGTGGCGGAGGCGGCCGTGGTGGGCCTCCCGGACGAACGGCGCGGGCAGATCGTGGTGGCGTACGCCGTGGCACGCGACGGTGCGGTGCTGACGGACGAGATCCTGCGCACCTTCATGCGGGCGGAGCTGGCCCCGCACAAGTGCCCCCGGTCCTTCGTCCTCCTGCCCGCGCTCCCCCGCACCGCGACGGGCAAACTGCAGCGCTTCCGGCTGCGCGATCCCGGCGCCCGGCAAGATCCGCAAGAGACGGCCTAG
- a CDS encoding PaaX family transcriptional regulator, with translation MVEQHTPRSLIVTFYGAYGRAFEGPVPVSALIRLLGAAGVDAPSVRSSVSRLKRRGFLVPGRAADGSAAYGLSEEARQLLDDGDRRIYGSPQLSEEWLVAVFSVPEQERSKRHLLRSRLGRLGFGAVAPGVWIAPARLYQETVHTLERLHLTPYVELFRGAHLGFAPTPEAVARWWDLAALAKQHEEFLDAHEPVLRALQSGPEPSPEEAYRGYLLALDTWRRLPYADPGLPRKLLPAGWPGDRAAAVFSELHERLRRNGALFARP, from the coding sequence GTGGTCGAGCAGCACACCCCGCGATCCCTGATCGTCACGTTCTACGGAGCCTACGGGCGGGCCTTCGAGGGCCCGGTCCCGGTGTCCGCGCTGATCCGCCTGCTGGGCGCGGCCGGCGTGGACGCCCCGTCGGTCCGCTCGTCGGTGTCCCGGCTGAAGCGGCGCGGCTTCCTGGTGCCCGGCCGCGCGGCGGACGGCTCCGCGGCGTACGGGCTCTCCGAGGAGGCGCGGCAGCTGCTGGACGACGGTGACCGGCGGATCTACGGCAGCCCGCAGCTGTCGGAGGAGTGGCTGGTGGCGGTGTTCTCCGTCCCGGAGCAGGAGCGCAGCAAACGGCATCTGCTGCGCTCGCGGCTGGGCCGGCTCGGCTTCGGCGCGGTGGCACCGGGCGTGTGGATCGCCCCGGCCCGGCTGTACCAGGAGACCGTGCACACCCTGGAGCGGCTGCACCTGACCCCGTACGTGGAGCTGTTCCGCGGGGCCCACCTCGGTTTCGCCCCGACCCCCGAGGCGGTGGCCCGCTGGTGGGACCTGGCGGCCCTGGCCAAGCAGCACGAGGAGTTCCTCGACGCGCACGAACCGGTCCTGCGCGCCCTGCAGTCGGGCCCGGAGCCGAGCCCGGAGGAGGCCTACCGCGGCTACCTGCTCGCGCTGGACACCTGGCGCCGGCTGCCGTACGCCGACCCTGGCCTGCCGCGCAAGCTGCTCCCGGCGGGCTGGCCGGGCGACCGGGCGGCGGCCGTCTTCTCCGAGCTGCACGAGCGGCTGCGCCGGAACGGGGCCCTGTTCGCGCGACCGTGA